From the genome of Negativicutes bacterium:
AGTTCCGCTCTTTTTTTAATCAAATCCCATGGTGTCAATAAATCACTTAGACTAATTACCGCAAAATCATGCATTAGCGGTGCACCCAAAATTGCTGCCGAAGCACTCACCGCACTAATCCCCGGAACAACTTCAACTTTCGGTTGTTTTTCTTTTGGTAACTGCATTACAAGCTCCAACACTAATCCGGCCATACCATATATTCCAGGATCTCCACTGGAAACAACAACAACCTTTTGTCCACTGATAGCTTTTTCGACAGCCATTTTGCAACGATCAATTTCTTGTAACATTGCTGTCCCTATAACTTTTTTATCTTCAATCAACGATTTAATTAAAGTTATATAGGCATTATAACCAACCACCACATCAGCATTTCTGATACTGTTAAAAGCTCTTGGGGTCATATCATTAAGACTACCAGGGCCAATCCCCACTACTGTTAACTCTCCAATGCTAATGCTATCGTCACCTTGGGAAATTTGGTTTTCCTCAATAGTAATTTCTTCTGCTGACTCGCTAATATCGCTGCTGCTTCGCATACATTTCCAACTCCAATCTTTTTATTAACAAAATCTGATTCTTGTAAATTATATTTCTTTATAGTTTCAGATATTTTTTCATTATCATAAAAGGAAAGCTTAACATTTAACAGCTTAGCAACCGCTATTAAGCCTTCTTCATCTTCTTTTAAAGTAGTACTGGCAATACCACAAATATTATCTTTATGAATATTGGCAATCTTACAAGCTTCTGTTATTGCATATAAAATTTCATTAATAGTAGTATTTCTCCGACAACCAATTCCTAAAATTATATTAGCCGGTTGTAATAATAAAGTATTTTCTATAACTACAGTATTAGAGCTTATTAAAACTGCCGGAAAATTCATGTTATTATTAGTTAAATCAATTTCATTAAGCTGTAGACCTAACTTTTCAGCCTCAGCACAATACCAGCTATAGTTCATTATTGTTTTATCAATATAATAATGAACGCTCCGCCCTGCCACAATTTCAGCATTTATCTTAACTAATTGTTGCCGTGAAGTTATTTTTAAGTTCAACTTTTTAGCCAGCATATCTGCCGCTAATTTATTATTAACATCACTCGCAGTGGTAATGACAGGAATAGCCGCTAACTCTTTAGCAATAGTTAGCGTTAATTCATTTGCTCCACCAATATGACCTGATAATAAGCTGATAACATGTTCACCGGTTTCATTCAACACTACAACCGCCGGATCTGTAAATTTGTCTTTTAATAATGGCGCAATGACCCGAACGACAATCCCAGTAGCCATTATAAAAATAAGGTTTTCATATTTATTGAAAATTTCAGTAGTTAATTTAGATAAGTTATCATAGCTAATCGTTTCTGTTGCCATATCACTTTTATTTTTCCCGTATAGCTGAGTGTTACTTATTA
Proteins encoded in this window:
- the cobJ gene encoding precorrin-3B C(17)-methyltransferase, which translates into the protein MRSSSDISESAEEITIEENQISQGDDSISIGELTVVGIGPGSLNDMTPRAFNSIRNADVVVGYNAYITLIKSLIEDKKVIGTAMLQEIDRCKMAVEKAISGQKVVVVSSGDPGIYGMAGLVLELVMQLPKEKQPKVEVVPGISAVSASAAILGAPLMHDFAVISLSDLLTPWDLIKKRAELVAQGDFVVALYNPKSKKRVNQIEEIREIMLKFKDPQTPVGIVNNATREKEYAIISNLNDFTKETIDMFSLVIIGNSNTYVEDGKIITPRGYKI
- a CDS encoding cobalt-precorrin 5A hydrolase; the protein is MSTAIIYLTGKGGALAEKLAAIISNTQLYGKNKSDMATETISYDNLSKLTTEIFNKYENLIFIMATGIVVRVIAPLLKDKFTDPAVVVLNETGEHVISLLSGHIGGANELTLTIAKELAAIPVITTASDVNNKLAADMLAKKLNLKITSRQQLVKINAEIVAGRSVHYYIDKTIMNYSWYCAEAEKLGLQLNEIDLTNNNMNFPAVLISSNTVVIENTLLLQPANIILGIGCRRNTTINEILYAITEACKIANIHKDNICGIASTTLKEDEEGLIAVAKLLNVKLSFYDNEKISETIKKYNLQESDFVNKKIGVGNVCEAAAILASQQKKLLLRKTKFPKVTIALALES